The following are encoded together in the Pygocentrus nattereri isolate fPygNat1 chromosome 15, fPygNat1.pri, whole genome shotgun sequence genome:
- the krt94 gene encoding keratin 94, which produces MSYMSQTTYSSGPVGFTGSSTVSQRRMGSLSSAPKAYSMHGFGSRGSSRISSTVSRTVSSGYGGGLGAGFGGGMGGGMSGGGFSLSAAVDGDTVHLNEKATMQNLNDRLASYLEKVRSLEAANAKLELQIREYYEKKGPAAQKDYSHYWATINDLKDKIKNATIGNANILLQIDNSKLAADDFRTKYEHELMMRQSVEADIANLRRLLDQTTLTKADLEMQIEGLQDELAYLKKNHQEELAALRSQLTGTVNVEVDAAPQQDLKKVLDEIRAQYETITEKHRRDQEAWFNDKSAALTKEVAISTETIQTTKTEITDLRRTLQGLEIELQSQLSMKAALENTLAETEARFSAMLAGYQNQINMLEAELAQVRASIEQQGRDYTLLLDIKSRLEQEIATYRSLLEKEESRTPGQGGSTVTTTTTTVRSVN; this is translated from the exons ATGTCTTATATGAGTCAGACCACATACTCAAGTGGCCCTGTAGGCTTCACTGGGAGCTCTACAGTCTCCCAGAGGCGTATGGGCTCACTGTCCTCTGCACCCAAGGCCTACAGCATGCATGGATTTGGCTCTAGAGGCAGCTCCCGCATCTCCTCGACTGTCTCGAGAACTGTGTCTTCTGGCTATGGTGGTGGACTGGGCGCTGGATTCGGTGGTGGCATGGGTGGCGGGATGAGCGGAGGTGGCTTCAGCCTGTCTGCTGCCGTGGACGGTGACACCGTCCATCTGAATGAGAAGGCCACCATGCAGAACCTGAACGATCGTCTGGCCTCCTACCTGGAGAAGGTGCGCTCACTGGAGGCTGCCAATGCTAAACTGGAGCTGCAGATCCGTGAGTACTATGAGAAGAAAGGACCAGCTGCCCAGAAAGACTACAGCCACTACTGGGCTACCATCAATGACCTGAAGGACAAG ATCAAAAACGCGACCATCGGCAATGCCAACATCCTTCTGCAAATCGACAATTCAAAGTTGGCTGCTGATGACTTCAGGACAAA GTATGAGCACGAACTGATGATGCGCCAGTCTGTGGAGGCTGACATTGCCAACCTGCGACGCCTGCTGGACCAGACCACACTGACCAAGGCTGACCTGGAGATGCAGATTGAAGGTCTGCAGGATGAACTGGCCTACCTGAAGAAGAACCATCAGGAG GAACTGGCAGCTCTGAGGTCTCAGCTGACTGGCACCGTGAACGTGGAGGTTGATGCTGCTCCTCAGCAGGACCTGAAAAAAGTTCTGGATGAAATTCGTGCTCAGTATGAGACCATCACAGAAAAACATCGCAGAGACCAAGAGGCGTGGTTCAATGACAAG TCGGCAGCATTGACTAAGGAAGTGGCCATCAGCACAGAGACCATCCAGACGACCAAGACAGAGATCACAGACCTGAGACGAACACTCCAGGGTCTGGAGATCGAACTGCAGTCCCAACTGAGCATG aaagcaGCACTGGAGAACACGCTAGCAGAGACAGAGGCACGCTTCAGTGCTATGCTAGCAGGTTACCAGAACCAGATTAACATGCTAGAGGCAGAGCTGGCCCAGGTTCGGGCCAGCATTGAGCAGCAAGGTCGGGACTATACCTTGTTGTTGGACATCAAGAGCCGTCTGGAGCAGGAAATCGCCACCTACAGGAGCCTCCTGGAAAAGGAGGAGTCCAG GACTCCAGGCCAAG GTGGATCCActgtcaccaccaccaccaccacggtGCGCTCAGTCAACTAA